TCTTGTCCCGCTGGTTGGCCTCGCGAGCGGTGAATTCCTCGCCGTGGTCGAGACGCGTCCCTTCCGCCCCCTGGGGTTACAGCGAGGCCCACTTTTTCTCGTGCTGATCGACGATGCGGGCGCGGTCGTGGACACCCTGGGTCGGTGGGCTGGCAAGCAGCGCCATGTGACACCCGATCGGATGATCGAGGTCGGGTTCGCCGCCACGGCGCTGTATGCGGGGCGCGGCCGCCACGCGGCGATCGCCACGACGGATTCGCTCGACGTTACCCTGTACGAATCATCGACACCGCTGACCCGGATCCGCGGTGGCCATTCGCCCCGCCGGGTCACCTCCGGGGAAAAGGAAGCCTGGACCGAACTCGTTCTCGACCTCTACCCGGAGGCGGTGCGTCCGGCTCAGCGCCGAACGCTGGAGCAGTCGACCGTGCGGGACACCTATCCTGCCTTCGGTGCGCTGAAGGTGGCTGCCGATGGCGCGATATGGATCGGCGGCTACGCCGACCTCGACGACGCGGAGCGGAACTGGACCGTCCTCCGGCGCGACGGCGTCCCGCTCGGCCGCCTCAGCCTTCCCGTCTATCGCCCGGAGTTGCTGAAAGTCAGAGAGACCGGCGTCAGCGGCTGGGCTCCGGTTGAGCTTGAGACCACGATTCCCAGCGCCAGCCACGAGTTGCTCGATGTGGCCGCGGACCGCATCGCCGTCCTCCGCACGAGCGAACTCGGAGAAGAGTTCGTCGAAGTATACGCCATTGATCTGCCCCGGTAGCGGCTGACGTCCGGAAGCATGACGAAATCCGCGCCGCCCATCCGAACACCGAGGATGGCTTCGGAACGGCAAAGTTGTCGACGGCCCAAAGAGCTGGAACACAAGACGGGCGTCGTTCAGGACCCTCCGTCCGAGTTGGCGCCTGCGCTTCCGGTGGTGAGTGCGACGACCTCGATGGCGGCCTCGCGCATCGTGACCGCTAGCGTGCGTCCGTCGGGGCTTACGCTCGGCTGGAGTGCGCCGAGGGCGCCGGTCGTCACCTGTCCGGTCGCGCCGGTAGAGATGTCCACCCTCCATACCTGGAAGGGCCCGACCCCGTCGTTGCGCGAGTAGAAGAGCGACATGCCGTCGGCGCTCCACTCGGGCGCGCTGTACGGTTCGCCATTAACAAAGGAGACCACGGCCGTGGGGGCTCCTCCTGCGGCCGGCACCGTGTAGACGGTGACGCGTCCGTCCTCGAGCGAGCGTCCGTAGAAGGCCAGCCGCTCGCCGTCCGGCGAGAAACGGGCTCCCATGGCATAACCCTGGAACGCGTCGAGCGGGACTCGGACGGGGTCGGCGACCGCGCGCCCCGTGGCGGGATCGACGGCGACCGTGTACACGGACCCCGGATTCCCCTCGAGCGGCGGGCCGTGGCTGCTGAAGGCGAGCGCCCGCCCGTCCGGGCTCCAATCCGGCTCGCCGGTGTCCGCGCCCGGCCCGAAGTGCGTGAGTCGTGTGGGTCGCTCGCTCCCGCCGACCGGGACGAGCCAGATGTCGTCGCTCTGCTCCATGTGCGAGTGGAAGGCGAGCCACCGGTCGTCGGGCGACCACGCGGCTCCGTAGTCTTCGCCCTCCTCCGAGAGGAGCGTTCGGGCGGTGCCGGCCGGGGCGCCCTGCGCATCGAGGTCAAGGACGCCGAGGTCGAAGTCGATGGGCATGCGGACGCGCCGCCAGGAGAAGGTGATGAATCCCAGCGCCCGCCCGCCGGGGTGCCAGGAGGGCAGAAAGGCGCTCGTGGAACCTGTCGTGGTCACGTCCGTGGGTTCCCCTCCGGTCACAGGCACGAGGCCCACCGCGGTGCGCGTATGGTACACGCTGAGGGCGACGCGCCCGTCGGCGAGCGGCGTGACCGCGAGCACGTCACGGCCGCTGTGCTCCAGCCGTTCGGTCGGGCCTCCGTCCACCGGCACGCGCCAGGCGACAAAGAGCGAGTCGTCGACCCCGGCTGCCGCGAGATGGAGCGACCGGTCCGTGGAGGACCACTCCACGCGGCGGTCCCATCCGAGCCGGAGGTCGGAGGCGAGCGTGCGCGTCTCGCCCGTCGCGATCTCCGTCACGGCGAGATCCGCGCGTCTACCCGCGGCGCGAAGGTATGCGACGGAGCGCCCATCGGGCGATCGCACGGGCGCGACCCAGCCGCCGGCCCGGTCGACGACGACCGAGATTGCGCGCTCGACTCCCGGCGCATACGCGACCCACGCGGTATCGGCGCCCGCGTAGCGAAGCGCCGTCACGGTCCCGTCGGCCAGCAATCTCGGATAGTCGATGCGGGCGTCGCCGGGGTCCACGATGCGCGACTCCCGGCCGGTGATCGGGTCCAGCGTCCAGACTCCGTGACGGTCGGACTGGCGGTCGACGTACACGACGCGCGAACCGTCGGGCGACCAGGTCACCCGCGTCCGTCCCCCCGGCGTCCTCGTCAGCGCGCGGCCGACCCCCGTCGCCACGTCGTAGACCGTCAGCGATCGCTTGTCCGCGGCATAGTCGGCGAATACGATTCGATCGCCGGCGGGCGACGGAATGCCCGGGTAGGCATCGTAGAGGTCCGTATGGACGTGTCGTGCGAGCACGACGCCCGAAGCGTCTCCGACGTCGCTTCCGCACGCCGCCGCCGTGAGGAGCGGCACTGCCGCGAGGCTGCGGCATCCGGCCGACAGACGCCGTCCCATCATTCCTGTCAGTGTCTTCTCAGTGTCTTCATCGCGCGAGGACGGTATTCGTCGTGCGTTACGACCGTCAATGGAGCCGAGGTGGGGTGTTTCATGTACCTTGCGCTGCACACCCGGAGCCCCACGTGCCATGACCAGCAATCCAACGCCACCTGATGCGATCAACCGGACGATCGAGCTGGACGCCTCGCCCGCCCGTGTGTGGGTGGCGCTTGCCGACCCCGCCGGCCTGGGCTCGTGGTTCCCGGACCGGGTGGAGGGACTCGCGCCGCGAGAGGGGTCGCAGGGCTGGCTGGTGTGGGACAACCACGGGCGGTACGCCATCGCGATCGAGTGGATAGAGGCCGGGCGCCGACTCGTGTGGCGCTGGGCCCGGCAGCCTGAGACCCCGCTCGAGGGCGGCTACACGACGGTCGTCGAATGGACGCTCACCGAACGCGAAGGCGGCGGGACGATCCTGCGCCTGGTCGAGAGCGGTTTCCGAACCGAGAGCGACCGCCAGGACAACGTCGCCGGCTGGGAACACGAACTCGGCGAACTCGGCGACCACCTCGCGACCGCCTGACGGCGCAACCGGCTGACCCGGCTTCTCCTCTTATAGGGGGGGCCTTTACGGCGGGTGCATCTGGACCTATAAATCGTGGAACGAGTTTGGCGGAATCGGGAGCGGATCATTCGGTCGCTTCCATCCCCTCCAGCGCAAGGAGCGCCGAATGAAACGATTTGCCTCTCGCACCATCGGTGCATGGGGAGTGGGCTTGGTTGCG
The Candidatus Palauibacter australiensis genome window above contains:
- a CDS encoding 6-bladed beta-propeller, encoding LDLPELNRRLLHSTLADLELYRVTGAVFLTDSLLAVANAGSSQVLLLDQQGSLLERRGRQGEGPGEYVDIAWIGVDAEGTLTVFDDRLRRITFLDAAGSATGVRRVEVTEALVPLVGLASGEFLAVVETRPFRPLGLQRGPLFLVLIDDAGAVVDTLGRWAGKQRHVTPDRMIEVGFAATALYAGRGRHAAIATTDSLDVTLYESSTPLTRIRGGHSPRRVTSGEKEAWTELVLDLYPEAVRPAQRRTLEQSTVRDTYPAFGALKVAADGAIWIGGYADLDDAERNWTVLRRDGVPLGRLSLPVYRPELLKVRETGVSGWAPVELETTIPSASHELLDVAADRIAVLRTSELGEEFVEVYAIDLPR
- a CDS encoding SRPBCC domain-containing protein; the protein is MTSNPTPPDAINRTIELDASPARVWVALADPAGLGSWFPDRVEGLAPREGSQGWLVWDNHGRYAIAIEWIEAGRRLVWRWARQPETPLEGGYTTVVEWTLTEREGGGTILRLVESGFRTESDRQDNVAGWEHELGELGDHLATA